From Scomber japonicus isolate fScoJap1 chromosome 22, fScoJap1.pri, whole genome shotgun sequence, one genomic window encodes:
- the gigyf1a gene encoding GRB10-interacting GYF protein 1 isoform X2, with translation MTAETLNFGPEWLRALSSGGSVTSPPPSPAMPKYKLAEYRYGREEMLALYIKDNKVPEDMQDKEFATILQDEPMQPLALVPLTEEEQRNFSMSVNSVAVLRLMGKGVGGAAPAGVVRGRGATRGGRGRGRGEGGFYQRSIEDAEVGFGRSVREIHRSQSWDDRGERRFEKPLRREVGRPGFEETGGPGGPGRKEFTRADSDNWRTLREEQEEEEGEPGTNWRLAGPRRDDGGPRSAGWRDHGGPGESRRRKFDFDFRDSDGHGGGRRRAGSEGVEDDRDGLPEWCTDEEDGEMGTFDSSGAFMPMKSGKETILEEEFEFKGIEEEEEEESFADMERNSADGGEDKESKEAGSAVIDGEIKPASPSTSPPIHCTPPSLELPGGPVVDNTQLSNSHPVKAGTTISEDVAPVGGSKAQLSPSTSTSSTLPPPPPSSAAPLLPLSGGDTEDDEGMKHLQQEAEKMVASLQDTSLEEECFTQTLQQQESRNTAAALPLSHEAAMKWFYKDPQGEIQGPFTTVEMCEWFQAGYFTMTLLVKRGCDEGFQPLGDVIKMWGRVPFAPGPSPPPLLVRQPPPTQRPQPTRGPAGTVSQSTANIEDGKGRMQRRGKIDRQVTGNLDQERLKKQQELAAAALYQQLQQQQLFQLINRCSEQGMMPSMNRSMSVPDTGSMWDMHTSASQPSGGEASLWDITMNPSTQGPTLEQLQKLQQERRDAELRAKREEEEQRKRREEKRRQQEEQKRREEEDLFRRKQQCRQQQELIMKLLQQAPQQQGPGASSSSWSGASSSGLTKSGKPQALALLEMQQEAERLLKQQQQQQRAQQQRERHSGMSMGSSSMGGQWADGVGMWGGPGGMEGKGGSGSSSGSMGMWDEAVKNQASLRGNSNNNMGLKSSRSSPSLSDQYMMRRKRTEEEEKLLKLLQGMKPQDGFTTWCEQMLHALNTSANNSSSSLDVATIVAYLKEVESPYAVLDFIRSYLGDTVEAKEFAKQFLERRAKQKANQQRQQQQLSKEVAGLNMNFPLQDSMRGMNPSTLQSMFQANHMGKAGLYDNQGGKMKKKQPMMLHSDPSILGYSFHNAGDCLSLNEMEMVEDY, from the exons ATGACTGCTGAGACTCTTAACTTCGGCCCAGAATG GCTCCGTGCACTGTCCAGTGGGGGGAGTGTGAcatccccccctccttcccccgCCATGCCAAAGTACAAGCTGGCCGAGTATCGCTACGGCCGAGAGGAGATGTTAGCACTTTATATCAAAGACAACAAG gtCCCAGAGGACATGCAGGATAAGGAGTTTGCTACTATTCTGCAAGATGAGCCCATGCAGCCACTGGCACTGGTGCCTCTCactgaggaggagcag aggaACTTCTCCATGTCTGTGAACAGTGTGGCGGTGCTGAGGCTCATGGGAAAAGGGGTGGGTGGGGCTGCCCCGGCCGGAGTGGTGCGAGGACGAGGGGCCACACGAGGCGGTCGAG GCCGAGGCCGTGGTGAAGGTGGATTCTACCAAAGAAGTATTGAAGATGCGGAGGTTGGTTTTGGCCGCAGCGTCCGAGAGATACATCGCAGCCAGAGCTGGGATGACCG GGGTGAGCGTCGATTCGAGAAGCCGCTGCGGCGGGAGGTGGGGCGTCCTGGCTTTGAGGAGACTGGAGGTCCCGGGGGCccagggaggaaggagtttaCAAGGGCTGACAGCGATAATTGGCGCACCCTCCgcgaagagcaggaggaggaagagggggagccGGGCACCAACTGGAGACTCGCTGGACCCCGCAGGGATG aTGGTGGTCCTCGCTCAGCAGGCTGGCGGGACCACGGTGGTCCAGGAGAGAGCCGTCGAAGGAAGTTCGATTTCGACTTCCGGGACTCTGACGGTCATGGTGGCGGCCGCCGGCGCGCAGGCAGCGAGGGAGTAGAGGATGACAGGGACGGCCTGCCTGAGTGGTGTACAGATGAGGAAGATGGGGAGATGGGCACTTTTGACTCCTCTGGAGCTTTCATGCCTATGAAG AGCGGCAAGGAGACAATCCTGGAGGAGGAGTTTGAGTTTAAGgggatagaggaggaggaagaggaggagagcttCGCTGACATGGAGAGGAACAGTGCTGACGGAGGTGAGGACAAAG AGAGTAAAGAAGCCGGCTCTGCTGTCATTGATGGAGAGATAAAGCCAGCATcaccctccacctctcctcctatCCACTGTACCCCTCCATCCCTGGAGCTCCCAGGAGGCCCAGTGGTGGACAACACTCAGCTGAGCAACAGCCACCCTGTTAAGGCTGGCACTACAATTAGTGAAG aCGTGGCTCCGGTAGGGGGCTCCAAGGCCCAGCTGAGCCCcagcacctccacctcctccactctgcctcccccacccccttcctctgctgctcctctcctcccactgtctggaGGAGACACCGAGGACGACGAGGGCATGAAGCACCTGCAGCAG gAGGCAGAGAAGATGGTGGCATCACTTCAGGACACTTCTTTGGAGGAGGAGTGTTTCACCCAgactctgcagcagcaggagagcagGAACACAGCAGCCGCTCTGCCGCTGTCTCACGAGGCTGCCATGAAGTGGTTCTACAAGGACCCACAGGGAGAGATCCAGG GTCCATTCACCACTGTGGAGATGTGCGAATGGTTCCAGGCAGGCTACTTCACCATGACCCTGTTGGTGAAGCGGGGCTGCGACGAGGGCTTCCAACCCCTGGGGGACGTCATCAAGATGTGGGGCCGCGTACCGTTCGCCCCGGGGCCCTCCCCGCCGCCCCTGCTGGTGAGACAGCCACCACCAACGCAGCGCCCGCAGCCCACCCGGGGGCCCGCTGGGACTGTGAGTCAGAGCACAGCCAACATAGAGGATGGGAAGGGGAGgatgcagaggagaggaaagattGATAGACAGGTCACG gGAAATCTGGACCAGGAGCGCCTGAAAAAGCAGCAGGAGCTGGCAGCGGCAGCTCTTTATCAGCAgctccaacagcagcagctatTCCAGCTCATTAACAG GTGCAGTGAGCAGGGTATGATGCCTTCGATGAACAGGTCGATGTCAGTGCCAGATACAGGGTCCATGTGGGACATGCATACCTCAGCTTCACAGCCGTCAG GCGGTGAAGCCAGTCTTTGGGACATAACAATGAATCCTTCTACTCAGGGTCCAACTCTCGAACAGCTTCAAAAG CTCCAGCAGGAGAGGCGAGACGCTGAACTCAGGGCGAAgcgtgaggaggaggagcagcgcaagaggagggaggagaagaggaggcaacaggaggagcagaagaggagggaggaggaggatctcTTCAGACGCAAGCAG CAATGTCGTCAGCAGCAGGAACTGATCATGAAGTTGCTGCAGCAGGCCCCCCAACAGCAGGGGCCTGGGGCGAGCAGCTCAAGCTGGAGCGGTGCTTCCTCCTCCGGCCTCACCAAGTCAGGAAAGCCCCAGGCTCTGGCTCTGCTGGAAATGCAGCAGGAGGCCGAAAGACtgctgaaacagcagcagcaacaacagagaGCCCAGCAGCAGAGAGAACGC cACTCCGGCATGTCGATGGGGAGTTCTTCCATGGGAGGGCAGTGGGCGGATGGCGTCGGCATGTGGGGCGGTCCTGGAGGCATGGAGGGTAAGGGTGGCAGCGGAAGCTCTTCAGGCAGCATGGGCATGTGGGACGAGGCCGTGAAGAACCAGGCCAGCCTGCgtggcaacagcaacaacaacatggGTTTGAAGAGCAGCCGCAGCAGCCCATCACTCAG TGATCAGTACATGATGCGTCGGAAGcggacggaggaggaggagaagctgctGAAGCTGTTGCAGGGCATGAAGCCTCAGGACGGCTTCACCACCTGGTGTGAACAGATGCTGCACGCTCTCAACACCTCTGCCAacaactcctcttcctctctggaTG ttgcAACAATTGTGGCATACCTGAAGGAGGTGGAGTCTCCCTATGCAGTGCTGGACTTCATCCGGTCCTACCTAGGGGACACAGTGGAAGCCAAAGAGTTCGCCAAACAGTTTCTGGAGCGACGTGCCAAACAGAAAGCCAACCAacagagacagcagcagcag TTATCAAAGGAAGTGGCTGGATTGAACATGAACTTCCCTCTGCAG gaCTCAATGCGAGGTATGAATCCAAGCACCCTGCAGTCCATGTTTCAAGCCAACCACATGGGCAAGGCTGGTCTCTATGACAACCAGGGgggaaagatgaagaagaaacagcCCATGATGCTGCACTCTGACCCCAGCATCTTAG GGTACTCATTCCACAACGCGGGCGACTGTCTGAGCCTGAATGAGATGGAGATGGTGGAGGATTACTGA
- the gigyf1a gene encoding GRB10-interacting GYF protein 1 isoform X1 — translation MTAETLNFGPEWLRALSSGGSVTSPPPSPAMPKYKLAEYRYGREEMLALYIKDNKVPEDMQDKEFATILQDEPMQPLALVPLTEEEQRNFSMSVNSVAVLRLMGKGVGGAAPAGVVRGRGATRGGRGRGRGEGGFYQRSIEDAEVGFGRSVREIHRSQSWDDRGERRFEKPLRREVGRPGFEETGGPGGPGRKEFTRADSDNWRTLREEQEEEEGEPGTNWRLAGPRRDDGGPRSAGWRDHGGPGESRRRKFDFDFRDSDGHGGGRRRAGSEGVEDDRDGLPEWCTDEEDGEMGTFDSSGAFMPMKKSGKETILEEEFEFKGIEEEEEEESFADMERNSADGGEDKESKEAGSAVIDGEIKPASPSTSPPIHCTPPSLELPGGPVVDNTQLSNSHPVKAGTTISEDVAPVGGSKAQLSPSTSTSSTLPPPPPSSAAPLLPLSGGDTEDDEGMKHLQQEAEKMVASLQDTSLEEECFTQTLQQQESRNTAAALPLSHEAAMKWFYKDPQGEIQGPFTTVEMCEWFQAGYFTMTLLVKRGCDEGFQPLGDVIKMWGRVPFAPGPSPPPLLVRQPPPTQRPQPTRGPAGTVSQSTANIEDGKGRMQRRGKIDRQVTGNLDQERLKKQQELAAAALYQQLQQQQLFQLINRCSEQGMMPSMNRSMSVPDTGSMWDMHTSASQPSGGEASLWDITMNPSTQGPTLEQLQKLQQERRDAELRAKREEEEQRKRREEKRRQQEEQKRREEEDLFRRKQQCRQQQELIMKLLQQAPQQQGPGASSSSWSGASSSGLTKSGKPQALALLEMQQEAERLLKQQQQQQRAQQQRERHSGMSMGSSSMGGQWADGVGMWGGPGGMEGKGGSGSSSGSMGMWDEAVKNQASLRGNSNNNMGLKSSRSSPSLSDQYMMRRKRTEEEEKLLKLLQGMKPQDGFTTWCEQMLHALNTSANNSSSSLDVATIVAYLKEVESPYAVLDFIRSYLGDTVEAKEFAKQFLERRAKQKANQQRQQQQLSKEVAGLNMNFPLQDSMRGMNPSTLQSMFQANHMGKAGLYDNQGGKMKKKQPMMLHSDPSILGYSFHNAGDCLSLNEMEMVEDY, via the exons ATGACTGCTGAGACTCTTAACTTCGGCCCAGAATG GCTCCGTGCACTGTCCAGTGGGGGGAGTGTGAcatccccccctccttcccccgCCATGCCAAAGTACAAGCTGGCCGAGTATCGCTACGGCCGAGAGGAGATGTTAGCACTTTATATCAAAGACAACAAG gtCCCAGAGGACATGCAGGATAAGGAGTTTGCTACTATTCTGCAAGATGAGCCCATGCAGCCACTGGCACTGGTGCCTCTCactgaggaggagcag aggaACTTCTCCATGTCTGTGAACAGTGTGGCGGTGCTGAGGCTCATGGGAAAAGGGGTGGGTGGGGCTGCCCCGGCCGGAGTGGTGCGAGGACGAGGGGCCACACGAGGCGGTCGAG GCCGAGGCCGTGGTGAAGGTGGATTCTACCAAAGAAGTATTGAAGATGCGGAGGTTGGTTTTGGCCGCAGCGTCCGAGAGATACATCGCAGCCAGAGCTGGGATGACCG GGGTGAGCGTCGATTCGAGAAGCCGCTGCGGCGGGAGGTGGGGCGTCCTGGCTTTGAGGAGACTGGAGGTCCCGGGGGCccagggaggaaggagtttaCAAGGGCTGACAGCGATAATTGGCGCACCCTCCgcgaagagcaggaggaggaagagggggagccGGGCACCAACTGGAGACTCGCTGGACCCCGCAGGGATG aTGGTGGTCCTCGCTCAGCAGGCTGGCGGGACCACGGTGGTCCAGGAGAGAGCCGTCGAAGGAAGTTCGATTTCGACTTCCGGGACTCTGACGGTCATGGTGGCGGCCGCCGGCGCGCAGGCAGCGAGGGAGTAGAGGATGACAGGGACGGCCTGCCTGAGTGGTGTACAGATGAGGAAGATGGGGAGATGGGCACTTTTGACTCCTCTGGAGCTTTCATGCCTATGAAG AAGAGCGGCAAGGAGACAATCCTGGAGGAGGAGTTTGAGTTTAAGgggatagaggaggaggaagaggaggagagcttCGCTGACATGGAGAGGAACAGTGCTGACGGAGGTGAGGACAAAG AGAGTAAAGAAGCCGGCTCTGCTGTCATTGATGGAGAGATAAAGCCAGCATcaccctccacctctcctcctatCCACTGTACCCCTCCATCCCTGGAGCTCCCAGGAGGCCCAGTGGTGGACAACACTCAGCTGAGCAACAGCCACCCTGTTAAGGCTGGCACTACAATTAGTGAAG aCGTGGCTCCGGTAGGGGGCTCCAAGGCCCAGCTGAGCCCcagcacctccacctcctccactctgcctcccccacccccttcctctgctgctcctctcctcccactgtctggaGGAGACACCGAGGACGACGAGGGCATGAAGCACCTGCAGCAG gAGGCAGAGAAGATGGTGGCATCACTTCAGGACACTTCTTTGGAGGAGGAGTGTTTCACCCAgactctgcagcagcaggagagcagGAACACAGCAGCCGCTCTGCCGCTGTCTCACGAGGCTGCCATGAAGTGGTTCTACAAGGACCCACAGGGAGAGATCCAGG GTCCATTCACCACTGTGGAGATGTGCGAATGGTTCCAGGCAGGCTACTTCACCATGACCCTGTTGGTGAAGCGGGGCTGCGACGAGGGCTTCCAACCCCTGGGGGACGTCATCAAGATGTGGGGCCGCGTACCGTTCGCCCCGGGGCCCTCCCCGCCGCCCCTGCTGGTGAGACAGCCACCACCAACGCAGCGCCCGCAGCCCACCCGGGGGCCCGCTGGGACTGTGAGTCAGAGCACAGCCAACATAGAGGATGGGAAGGGGAGgatgcagaggagaggaaagattGATAGACAGGTCACG gGAAATCTGGACCAGGAGCGCCTGAAAAAGCAGCAGGAGCTGGCAGCGGCAGCTCTTTATCAGCAgctccaacagcagcagctatTCCAGCTCATTAACAG GTGCAGTGAGCAGGGTATGATGCCTTCGATGAACAGGTCGATGTCAGTGCCAGATACAGGGTCCATGTGGGACATGCATACCTCAGCTTCACAGCCGTCAG GCGGTGAAGCCAGTCTTTGGGACATAACAATGAATCCTTCTACTCAGGGTCCAACTCTCGAACAGCTTCAAAAG CTCCAGCAGGAGAGGCGAGACGCTGAACTCAGGGCGAAgcgtgaggaggaggagcagcgcaagaggagggaggagaagaggaggcaacaggaggagcagaagaggagggaggaggaggatctcTTCAGACGCAAGCAG CAATGTCGTCAGCAGCAGGAACTGATCATGAAGTTGCTGCAGCAGGCCCCCCAACAGCAGGGGCCTGGGGCGAGCAGCTCAAGCTGGAGCGGTGCTTCCTCCTCCGGCCTCACCAAGTCAGGAAAGCCCCAGGCTCTGGCTCTGCTGGAAATGCAGCAGGAGGCCGAAAGACtgctgaaacagcagcagcaacaacagagaGCCCAGCAGCAGAGAGAACGC cACTCCGGCATGTCGATGGGGAGTTCTTCCATGGGAGGGCAGTGGGCGGATGGCGTCGGCATGTGGGGCGGTCCTGGAGGCATGGAGGGTAAGGGTGGCAGCGGAAGCTCTTCAGGCAGCATGGGCATGTGGGACGAGGCCGTGAAGAACCAGGCCAGCCTGCgtggcaacagcaacaacaacatggGTTTGAAGAGCAGCCGCAGCAGCCCATCACTCAG TGATCAGTACATGATGCGTCGGAAGcggacggaggaggaggagaagctgctGAAGCTGTTGCAGGGCATGAAGCCTCAGGACGGCTTCACCACCTGGTGTGAACAGATGCTGCACGCTCTCAACACCTCTGCCAacaactcctcttcctctctggaTG ttgcAACAATTGTGGCATACCTGAAGGAGGTGGAGTCTCCCTATGCAGTGCTGGACTTCATCCGGTCCTACCTAGGGGACACAGTGGAAGCCAAAGAGTTCGCCAAACAGTTTCTGGAGCGACGTGCCAAACAGAAAGCCAACCAacagagacagcagcagcag TTATCAAAGGAAGTGGCTGGATTGAACATGAACTTCCCTCTGCAG gaCTCAATGCGAGGTATGAATCCAAGCACCCTGCAGTCCATGTTTCAAGCCAACCACATGGGCAAGGCTGGTCTCTATGACAACCAGGGgggaaagatgaagaagaaacagcCCATGATGCTGCACTCTGACCCCAGCATCTTAG GGTACTCATTCCACAACGCGGGCGACTGTCTGAGCCTGAATGAGATGGAGATGGTGGAGGATTACTGA
- the gigyf1a gene encoding GRB10-interacting GYF protein 1 isoform X4, with protein MTAETLNFGPEWLRALSSGGSVTSPPPSPAMPKYKLAEYRYGREEMLALYIKDNKVPEDMQDKEFATILQDEPMQPLALVPLTEEEQRNFSMSVNSVAVLRLMGKGVGGAAPAGVVRGRGATRGGRGRGRGEGGFYQRSIEDAEVGFGRSVREIHRSQSWDDRGERRFEKPLRREVGRPGFEETGGPGGPGRKEFTRADSDNWRTLREEQEEEEGEPGTNWRLAGPRRDDGGPRSAGWRDHGGPGESRRRKFDFDFRDSDGHGGGRRRAGSEGVEDDRDGLPEWCTDEEDGEMGTFDSSGAFMPMKKSGKETILEEEFEFKGIEEEEEEESFADMERNSADGGEDKESKEAGSAVIDGEIKPASPSTSPPIHCTPPSLELPGGPVVDNTQLSNSHPVKAGTTISEDVAPVGGSKAQLSPSTSTSSTLPPPPPSSAAPLLPLSGGDTEDDEGMKHLQQEAEKMVASLQDTSLEEECFTQTLQQQESRNTAAALPLSHEAAMKWFYKDPQGEIQGPFTTVEMCEWFQAGYFTMTLLVKRGCDEGFQPLGDVIKMWGRVPFAPGPSPPPLLVRQPPPTQRPQPTRGPAGTVSQSTANIEDGKGRMQRRGKIDRQVTGNLDQERLKKQQELAAAALYQQLQQQQLFQLINRCSEQGMMPSMNRSMSVPDTGSMWDMHTSASQPSGGEASLWDITMNPSTQGPTLEQLQKLQQERRDAELRAKREEEEQRKRREEKRRQQEEQKRREEEDLFRRKQQCRQQQELIMKLLQQAPQQQGPGASSSSWSGASSSGLTKSGKPQALALLEMQQEAERLLKQQQQQQRAQQQRERHSGMSMGSSSMGGQWADGVGMWGGPGGMEGKGGSGSSSGSMGMWDEAVKNQASLRGNSNNNMGLKSSRSSPSLSDQYMMRRKRTEEEEKLLKLLQGMKPQDGFTTWCEQMLHALNTSANNSSSSLDVATIVAYLKEVESPYAVLDFIRSYLGDTVEAKEFAKQFLERRAKQKANQQRQQQQDSMRGMNPSTLQSMFQANHMGKAGLYDNQGGKMKKKQPMMLHSDPSILGYSFHNAGDCLSLNEMEMVEDY; from the exons ATGACTGCTGAGACTCTTAACTTCGGCCCAGAATG GCTCCGTGCACTGTCCAGTGGGGGGAGTGTGAcatccccccctccttcccccgCCATGCCAAAGTACAAGCTGGCCGAGTATCGCTACGGCCGAGAGGAGATGTTAGCACTTTATATCAAAGACAACAAG gtCCCAGAGGACATGCAGGATAAGGAGTTTGCTACTATTCTGCAAGATGAGCCCATGCAGCCACTGGCACTGGTGCCTCTCactgaggaggagcag aggaACTTCTCCATGTCTGTGAACAGTGTGGCGGTGCTGAGGCTCATGGGAAAAGGGGTGGGTGGGGCTGCCCCGGCCGGAGTGGTGCGAGGACGAGGGGCCACACGAGGCGGTCGAG GCCGAGGCCGTGGTGAAGGTGGATTCTACCAAAGAAGTATTGAAGATGCGGAGGTTGGTTTTGGCCGCAGCGTCCGAGAGATACATCGCAGCCAGAGCTGGGATGACCG GGGTGAGCGTCGATTCGAGAAGCCGCTGCGGCGGGAGGTGGGGCGTCCTGGCTTTGAGGAGACTGGAGGTCCCGGGGGCccagggaggaaggagtttaCAAGGGCTGACAGCGATAATTGGCGCACCCTCCgcgaagagcaggaggaggaagagggggagccGGGCACCAACTGGAGACTCGCTGGACCCCGCAGGGATG aTGGTGGTCCTCGCTCAGCAGGCTGGCGGGACCACGGTGGTCCAGGAGAGAGCCGTCGAAGGAAGTTCGATTTCGACTTCCGGGACTCTGACGGTCATGGTGGCGGCCGCCGGCGCGCAGGCAGCGAGGGAGTAGAGGATGACAGGGACGGCCTGCCTGAGTGGTGTACAGATGAGGAAGATGGGGAGATGGGCACTTTTGACTCCTCTGGAGCTTTCATGCCTATGAAG AAGAGCGGCAAGGAGACAATCCTGGAGGAGGAGTTTGAGTTTAAGgggatagaggaggaggaagaggaggagagcttCGCTGACATGGAGAGGAACAGTGCTGACGGAGGTGAGGACAAAG AGAGTAAAGAAGCCGGCTCTGCTGTCATTGATGGAGAGATAAAGCCAGCATcaccctccacctctcctcctatCCACTGTACCCCTCCATCCCTGGAGCTCCCAGGAGGCCCAGTGGTGGACAACACTCAGCTGAGCAACAGCCACCCTGTTAAGGCTGGCACTACAATTAGTGAAG aCGTGGCTCCGGTAGGGGGCTCCAAGGCCCAGCTGAGCCCcagcacctccacctcctccactctgcctcccccacccccttcctctgctgctcctctcctcccactgtctggaGGAGACACCGAGGACGACGAGGGCATGAAGCACCTGCAGCAG gAGGCAGAGAAGATGGTGGCATCACTTCAGGACACTTCTTTGGAGGAGGAGTGTTTCACCCAgactctgcagcagcaggagagcagGAACACAGCAGCCGCTCTGCCGCTGTCTCACGAGGCTGCCATGAAGTGGTTCTACAAGGACCCACAGGGAGAGATCCAGG GTCCATTCACCACTGTGGAGATGTGCGAATGGTTCCAGGCAGGCTACTTCACCATGACCCTGTTGGTGAAGCGGGGCTGCGACGAGGGCTTCCAACCCCTGGGGGACGTCATCAAGATGTGGGGCCGCGTACCGTTCGCCCCGGGGCCCTCCCCGCCGCCCCTGCTGGTGAGACAGCCACCACCAACGCAGCGCCCGCAGCCCACCCGGGGGCCCGCTGGGACTGTGAGTCAGAGCACAGCCAACATAGAGGATGGGAAGGGGAGgatgcagaggagaggaaagattGATAGACAGGTCACG gGAAATCTGGACCAGGAGCGCCTGAAAAAGCAGCAGGAGCTGGCAGCGGCAGCTCTTTATCAGCAgctccaacagcagcagctatTCCAGCTCATTAACAG GTGCAGTGAGCAGGGTATGATGCCTTCGATGAACAGGTCGATGTCAGTGCCAGATACAGGGTCCATGTGGGACATGCATACCTCAGCTTCACAGCCGTCAG GCGGTGAAGCCAGTCTTTGGGACATAACAATGAATCCTTCTACTCAGGGTCCAACTCTCGAACAGCTTCAAAAG CTCCAGCAGGAGAGGCGAGACGCTGAACTCAGGGCGAAgcgtgaggaggaggagcagcgcaagaggagggaggagaagaggaggcaacaggaggagcagaagaggagggaggaggaggatctcTTCAGACGCAAGCAG CAATGTCGTCAGCAGCAGGAACTGATCATGAAGTTGCTGCAGCAGGCCCCCCAACAGCAGGGGCCTGGGGCGAGCAGCTCAAGCTGGAGCGGTGCTTCCTCCTCCGGCCTCACCAAGTCAGGAAAGCCCCAGGCTCTGGCTCTGCTGGAAATGCAGCAGGAGGCCGAAAGACtgctgaaacagcagcagcaacaacagagaGCCCAGCAGCAGAGAGAACGC cACTCCGGCATGTCGATGGGGAGTTCTTCCATGGGAGGGCAGTGGGCGGATGGCGTCGGCATGTGGGGCGGTCCTGGAGGCATGGAGGGTAAGGGTGGCAGCGGAAGCTCTTCAGGCAGCATGGGCATGTGGGACGAGGCCGTGAAGAACCAGGCCAGCCTGCgtggcaacagcaacaacaacatggGTTTGAAGAGCAGCCGCAGCAGCCCATCACTCAG TGATCAGTACATGATGCGTCGGAAGcggacggaggaggaggagaagctgctGAAGCTGTTGCAGGGCATGAAGCCTCAGGACGGCTTCACCACCTGGTGTGAACAGATGCTGCACGCTCTCAACACCTCTGCCAacaactcctcttcctctctggaTG ttgcAACAATTGTGGCATACCTGAAGGAGGTGGAGTCTCCCTATGCAGTGCTGGACTTCATCCGGTCCTACCTAGGGGACACAGTGGAAGCCAAAGAGTTCGCCAAACAGTTTCTGGAGCGACGTGCCAAACAGAAAGCCAACCAacagagacagcagcagcag gaCTCAATGCGAGGTATGAATCCAAGCACCCTGCAGTCCATGTTTCAAGCCAACCACATGGGCAAGGCTGGTCTCTATGACAACCAGGGgggaaagatgaagaagaaacagcCCATGATGCTGCACTCTGACCCCAGCATCTTAG GGTACTCATTCCACAACGCGGGCGACTGTCTGAGCCTGAATGAGATGGAGATGGTGGAGGATTACTGA